From the genome of Plectropomus leopardus isolate mb chromosome 9, YSFRI_Pleo_2.0, whole genome shotgun sequence:
aggtttaaatactcgtgaatCGACATCAGAAGGCAgcataagaaaataaatgtcgatccaggtttcaaagggtcagtaGTTGATCTCTGAGTAACAGGACTGATCAATGGAGCGTgcataaaaaaacttaaaatgaactCTGACTCTGCGCTGATGAAAGCAAGATAAGCCCGAAACGAAGGACTACAGTAAAAGTTTGACTTGCTCGTGATTGAAAGCAGACACTCCTTTACTCACAGTATGTGTTCAAATCCTCTCAAGTGAAGCAGATTAAAAACACCTAAAAGCGGGTCAGCATTTGCGCAGCAGCAGTTAAACAGATATATTTGGATTATTAACTTGTGTTGCTGCTTTCTCTGCCTTTCTGAGTTCTTGCTGTGAGGTCCCCGCTGAGCCGAGCGCACTCCTCCATCTCATACATAAAACATGTGGCCTATAAATCACTCTAATGTGCCTCAGACTGCTGATACTCAGCAGCAGAAACCTGCTCTCAAAAATCATTTTGGACTACAATGCAAACGACGTATAATAAAATGACGTCTCAAGTCGCTCCAATGGCATCAGCGAGTGAAAGGAGCGCTGTTTGTCTGCCAGAGCTGGTGGCTAAATGAAAGCTGATCCAAACCTTTAAATGAGAGCTAATATTTTAAAGCTTGGATTGCAGCACCAGGAAATACCTGGGAGAGGTACACCTTTAAGGAATCAAATTTAGCAATCCGCAGGAATGGCTGGAAAACTTTACCCAGAGAAGTCTCTTTCCGTAACCTCTCTCCGTGCTTTTTGGATCCCGTCAGTTCAGGTGCAGCGATTAAAGCCTCCTAACGTGTTAATGATGGTGGAATATTTCATTCTGAGTTTGTCAGTTTTATCCCCCATTAGCAGGCAGGAatgtcctctcctcttctccgcTCACAGGTGATTGGTTAACGTCTTTGactatttacacatttacagacaGCACATCCATTCAGGAAACACTGGAGATAACGTTTGAGACATAATAAgggtgaattaataaaaatctgtATATTCTGCTCTGTGCACTATTTTATCTTTccataaacagatattttagaTTCTCAAACATGACACCTTTTGAAAGACAGAAGCAACACAGATAAGGTTTTCTAAAGCTgtagaaaagctttttttttttaagtgaaaaaaaaaatctatgaaatCTATCATTTAAGTGTATTAtggaaatacataaaatgtgttAACTATTATGcgaatgtgaatattttaaccATCAATTCCACAGATTTACTCCTAGagtctaaaaatgaaaaagtaagacctcacttaaaaataataagagacCTATTTGCTTTCATTCActtctatttttgaaaaacctttgttgaaaattaaaaaaatacaaattctgaTTACGGACCAAAAGTAGTAACAAAGAGGAAGCAATCAtcagtatttttagttttatgaaaaaaagtctttacatTGACAGGTAGACAAGATATCTAACAACACATTATACTGATATACAGTTAACTCTAAAACAATACAAGTAACTAGATTACCTCCATTCAGACAGTAAAAAACAGTTCTTTGTCTGCAGTGGCTGTTGTTACAAATATGTCATGAATAAGCTTCAGTTTCCAGATAAACTGTCCACAAACTGTCTTGTTTTTCCAGTCTAATACTGCTGTTATTCggaataaaatattaaaaaaataaaataaaattttaaaaaatgaaaaaaaaaaaaaaacttcatttaccccccccaaaaaatgtaaaaacaaaaaggtaaaaaaaaaaaaaagtgggaggAAAAACTATCATTCACAGAATGAATAGTGAGTAATAAAAATCACAGTGATTTCTATGTACAAGAGTTTGGATTTACAAACAGTCTCAGCAGGAACTGAAACACACGCTGGCCTCTAATTTCACTTCTCCCTCTTTATGTCAAAGCACGACCCGGCTGCTCGTTAGGCCTTTGATTGGCCTGAAACACTCTGATTCACGGGGTATTACTGAATAAACGGAGGAATGATGAAGCCTGATCCAAACCATATGGGCGTAGTGCAGTAGAAGGTATTCTGGGGGGATTCCTGCACAGATCCTCAGGTTTATACTCAACCATCAGAGCAGAGAGTATAATACTATCCAGAGCTTTTCAATATCTACAGTCAATGAAGCAGAAACAGCTTTACGTGCTAACTGACTGTACGGGCACTTTGGCCCCCAACAACAAAACTGACTTGAATGCGGAGTGCGGAGAAAACGCTTCTGGGGTGAATCAGTCCACCGCTGTCTGAGGTTTTTAGCGTTTGGCTCTCTTGGAAGGGGGCTCCTCTGATTTCTGTCCTCCCCGCGTTCGCACCGCAGGGGGGCTGGCCTCCCGTTTACGGCCCCCCTTcgccactgctgctgcagccgcCTGGCCCCTCGTCCCGCTGCAGGAGGGAAACAAGGAGCGAGTGTCAGTCCGTTTGTCTAAAGTGTCACATTTAGGTGCTGTAAAAATTTGTCTTTGTTAATTCAAGCGTGAAAGGAGTTGCAATAACAAGAACTGCTTTGCTAAATTTAAGTGAACTTGGCGCGTCGACCGTCTCCGTaaatagagaaaaagagcaTGAGGCGGATTTCTTAAGACTTCTGTAAAGTTAACTGGAATTTAAtttgagttaaaaacaaaagaaacatttctgacaaaaatTACCCGGAAAACTACAAATGGGCAGAATTTAAAGAAACCGAAAATCTCAGAAAAAACTTTAAGAAAGGTAGTAAAATACACTTTCTCACTGATGAAAAATATGTGTACATACATAATGGAAATAAATCAACtagtctctctcttttttaaaaaaaaaaaaaaatatactgtaggTATAAATAGAATATGTTTGTTGAAAACTGGATACTCAACCTTCCTTTTTAACCCATTCTGAAAAGTTGTTTTCCAATAGTATATCTTTTATTTAGGATTATTTAcgtttcacatttaaatttctGTATCCCCTTAAAGTAAGTTtaaaaaggtgttaaaaaaggaaatgatgatCCACAGATGTACAGAGTATATATAGAttataaaaagcaaacaggaaaaaaatcttcagCACCTTAAAGAAGCCAAGacaagaaaacatttggtgAGGGGAATTAAGCTTGGTGTACTGCTGAGGAGCTGTGTGATatattttactgctttatttttttatagatttatatTGTAGTAGCAAACCTGTTCTGTATACATGcagtgcataaaaacatacttattaaaTGGTAATTTggatcatttatttatattgagaTTTTATTCTGATtgtgattattatcattattattattgttacagttgttgttgttacttaTTTAGACAGATTTTAGAGACTTTAAGGACCTCTTGGCAATCAGGATTTGTAATTAAGCTAGTATGCACTGAGTGTGTCATGCCTTCCACCTAAAATACTcttacattaaacaaaaaaaacaaaacaaatttttatatatatatatattatcgaGTCAAATGAATGACAAGTTTACATGTTGTTATAGGCAGTGACTTACTGTAGTGTAATTCCAGATATTTAGCACAAACAGCTTAGGTAATtcataatgattattatttctattttgggAGAATTCAGGGAAAGCTTTCgttaaaatgttctctttcaCAGAGCAGCGACCTCGCCGTCACTTTCGTTAACTTTCGTTAACTTTCGTTCATTCTGTTGAACCTCTATGAGACAAACTCACCGTGTACCAGCTGCGGTCTCCTCTTTACCGCTCTGTCGACTCGCCCGGGTGGACGGTTTACTCGGCTTGTTTCTGAGgagcattaaaaacaaatatgaaacaacaGTTGCTGTAGTGCCAAATCTTCCACCAGCTTTAGTTGAACAGGTTGTGACAGAGATGATGCCTGCTGGTCGCCTCGGCGTTCAAACATTCATCACCACAGAGGACGACTGACACGGTGTCTCATAACGGCCACTTCACACCATCAAACACGAATTACTGTCTGATTTAATCAGCAGGTTTTAAGATTAAATTGGTCTCAGAAAATTTTTATTACTTGCTTTTTTTACCGTAAATCCTGTTAACAGCCAATGAAGTTCCAGTAAATTTAAATTATGGGTCTGTAATTGTGTGCAGTCGTGATACTTTCGATTTaacgattaatcaattaattaattagatgTCAACtgttcttaaatgtgaatattttctggtgtcTTTACTCCTCTACGACAGTAAACGTCTTGAGCCAGATGCAACGAAATTTCGTTCTTCTGTATGCCTGTCTGGTTTGTCTGGCTGACAGTAAACAAATCTTGAACCTTTAattttgggttgtggacaaaataagacatttgaggacatcatcttGGGCTTTTGGAAACACTGATAAAATTTTTTCACTGTATTCTGACATCCTAttgatcaaataataaaaaaaaatataaaaataatgcttAGTCGAGTCCTGTTCCACTGGTACATTTTTCttagtattattgttattattgagGTCCATGAGTTGTCAAATTACCTTTCAGCCTCCAGGCGAGATGCTGACCGTGTTGTTGCTCTTGTTGCGgttcctttttcctcctcttctttgtcACCGTCAtcgtcctcctcttcatcattcAGCTCACTTTCATCTgcctttttgtcctttttatctGTGGGATAGACGATAAAATGTCCCATGTAGCCCTGGGGTTGATATGCAAACTCAAAGACATTCCAGTGGagctttatattatataattatttggTGTAAgattttttcctaaaaaaaaatttgtgcTTGTGTAACAGCAGCGTAATgtctaaatataattttttttgaatactaaaaataaaaaattaatacaattgTCAATGAACTTTgctttaaaggtgctgtattTAACTCTGGAGAAAGAAAGTTGATTATTGAGTTTTATTCCCAGGTCGTCAAATAACGACACTTTGAGTTGGTGGTTCAGTTTGACTATAAACCCAACCGTATCTGACGACCTGGTGATGAGTTACACGCAGCACCTTTAAACTTTGATGCACATctctttttaacaaaacattctctctcatttctcttttttaaagttttaaatttccTCACCTGAATCGTCTGTGGCGGCGGCTGCCTTCGGCCGTCCCCTCCGACCGGGTCTCTTCGGAGTCGTCTCTTGGTCCTCTTGTTGTTGCTCCTCCTCAACCTGAAGAGATGTCAGTAAATATTGGATTATGATGAGAGTTTGAACAGGACAGCGAGTAAGAACCGAAAATTTAAAAGGTAAGATTTAAGTTAAACTTGTAAGTTGTTACacaaacaataaagacaaaacaacaacagtgatgGATACACTTACAGCATTTATGAAGCCAAAcagatacatatttttaaataacaaacataCATCATCTGGTTTCTTCTCACTGCAGAGCCCCTCTTTgacctcctcctcacctcctgtCTGGCTCACTGAAGGGGAACAAACTGGAAAAAggataaaatgtacaatatggAGACTGTGTTTACCAAGGTAACTTATTTTACTCCTAAACCAGcaaatgttgtgatgttttggcAATACAATTAGAGCCCAGGTCCTAAGTTATGTGATTTAGATACAGCCTGCAAAAACCTGCACAGAAagaattatttcatttatgttgAAAACATTATGAGGtactgaaagtgtgtgtgtgtgtgcgtgcgtgcgtgcgtgcgtgcgtgcgtgcgtgccttCTTACCGCTGTCAGGTTGTGGCTCACTTTGTTCCTGGTGACTGTCATCCTTCTTTACCTCCTCTTCAGCCTGAGTTTCCTTTagaaatacatatttgaaaaCACGTACAGAGGAGTGAAAACAGAGTCAGATGGAGGATGCAGAGATTGTTttaatccacaaaaacaacaaatctcaCCTCCACAGATTCTTCCAACACCTCTGACCTCTTCCTCTTTACTGCTGGTTTACCTGTAATGGAAATATGatcaaaacagattaaaaatgtattcaatccCATCTTTCACACGAGGACCACCCAGAATATTTTTATGGTATATTTAGTTAAGTATTCTAAGTGTAACTATAGCAAAGCTGCCAGCCGTCCCTCATGTCAACTATCATTGCCAAATTACTCATTCATACTATTTTACAGGCTGTTAAGAGCGAcgacagcaaaataaaacttgttaAAGTCTCAACGTCATGCTATGAAATACACCAATTAACTGTTGAGGTTTGGCTCACTTATTCTCTGAGCTGGTAATGCGTGCTCTGGCAGACGTAGCCACACCTCTCCATAATGTCATTAACCACTTGTAGTGTgcttttacacatttacaaagaCACTGAAAACTTCCCATAGAAACCAAAAAATAGGACAGAGACAAATAacttgaattaaaaacaaacctaCATGTGTTAATGTTCTCTTTGGAGTCAGAGCTTCCTGCAGCTTCAGTGTCTTCTTGAACAGGAGACGGCAGATTGACTTGACTTCCTCGCCGTGTGATTTTCTTTGGTCCGCTTTCCTCTTCGGTTCTCTACAGGGAAAGTGTTGTCAGGGAAACACTTTAAAAGATGAGGTACAGTGAAATGCACTTAATTCATATGTCATATGTTGGATTTAAATAGTGCCTTTCACGACACTTTACAtgttaaacaaaactaaacaacatacaaaaatcTATAGTTAAATGTTGACAGTTAATCCCTCAATGTCACATGTTAAGAAACACGGAGTGTCCTTGTAGTAATAAACCTGGTAATGTGAAGTATCTCACATTTATGTACATGTTGCACATTTGTTCATGTACCTCTTCTTTTCCGGTGCTCTCCTCGTCTTTATTCTCAGCCTCCTTCAGATTATCTGAGATTTTAACACAGAAAAGAGTCAGTTATTTACATTATTCTATACTGTGTTTCACCTATTAGCTTAGAGAAGGACAACGTGTTCATAATTTCCTACAACAGAACTAAAATCTTAATAGTTTTAATATCTCTTGATGTCCCTCCCTAATTTGAATATTTGACTGCTGCAAAGTACAATGTGACTGATAGCAGGACAATTTAACAACTATgatgaaaagtatttttcagaCCTGAACAACATCCCTGTCGGCTGATTTAATGTGAAACTCTTACCAGCAGACGCGTCTTTGGCAGCAGCTCCTGACCGTCGTCCACCGCGGCTCAGAGtctcctctgctttctctggCTCTTCAGGTTggtccctctctgcctcctcgcTGGGTTTGGATGATCGACCCCTGCGTGGTGTTCTGACTCCCACATCTTTCTCCTGATCTGCTTCCTGAAGGTAAGAGCAAATCAgatgtcaaataaaaacatgtatctGCAAAGATACTTTTACTCTGCCAGTACACAGTTATTCTATGACTGAGGGGATATGAATGACTGTATTTACCTCAGCAGACAGTAgctctttattttccttttcatcCCTCTCGTCACCTGATTAGATGCAGAAACAATGAACACATTATTTAATATAGTTCATCCATAAATAGTTCAGATGTTGTTTACTGACTGGGTTACAAAATCTTGAAATTCTGGCGTGTCAAGAAAAGCTCACCAGATTCTTTCAGTGCTTCAGCTTTCTGAGTAGACAGCTTTCGTTTGCGTCTTCCTCGTCTCTCCGTCTTCTCTTCCTACATAACAGACGTTTTTAGCACAGAGGGTAGTGTCTCGTATCGACACCTGAGGTGTAAATCACAGCTTTGATCACAACACAGTGTTGACTGACTCTTTGGACAACGATGCGATGTTTTCTGACATCACAAAGTCTGCAACGATACAATTTTGATTCGGTTAAATTCCGGCACCTGCGATCGATATGAGACATTATCAGTAGGtttctttattgtctttttctcgGCTGCTCACCGCTGACTACCTGCCGCAGTGTTTTCTTGTTGAGGAAGGAGGTGTGATTGGACGGATGTGCCATAGGAATTTTAAAATCCAGGTAAATCTTGAAGATGACGATGTATCAATCAATGAGCTTTAAATCTATACATTGATCAGATTGATGTGTCATTACACCCCTAATCGACAGCTAAATGTATCAAATATATGAgagctgaatttaaaaaaaacaaagaggcatTACCCTTTCTGACAGATCTGATCCTTTCTCGTCTTCCTGGCTGTCTGTGCTGGAgacattacctgaaaaacaaacacagtgactGAGATTAACTGTGAAAGAACCGACGACTGTCAGAggacaaagaaaacataacattaaATTCTTTAGCTGAGGGCAAACTGTAAATATGTTATTTCACAGCGATGTTAGCAGCAGAAACAACCGAGGAAAATCGTAACGAGGGGAGATTTTTTGACTCACTGATTTGTTTGACCAGTTTGGACTGACTCTCTGGTCCACTTTCTGTGATCTCTGCAGTCTTCTCCGGTTCCATCTGAGCATAATTTAAAAGATACACAGATTAATAAAAGGGCTATAACACATATTAGACAGGAGCTATAGATCTGATCAAAACGTTTAATAACAGGCGTTTTACATCTGAACAAAGTGATCATGACTGACGTTAAACACTTACAGTTTGTGGATCACTTTTCTCTGTTCCAGCATTTTCTTCCTCCACTGTTTTATTCTCagcttcctcttcctgtttaaGATAAATGACTTTGAACTTTAGTCTCATATTCACAACTGAACAAcgtaaaataatgaatatgaaTGGTTCTTCACCTTGGGGcttgtctttgtgtctgcaaCATCTGGCTCAGTTTGCTCTACAGTAACAACAAGAAGCAAagtcattaataataataataaagtatggaatcatttttaatctttttaaaaagaaaatcaaagtacctgctgttgtgttaaaaaggattatacatatataatacaGAATTAGCTGTGCTCGCTTAATACAACTCTGTCTACTCTGCAGAAATATCCGATAGCCtacttttttggggaaaaaaatataaatctttttttctatttatttttgaatattagGGTTTGGGGTTAAACCCTAGGGTTTATCAGAATCTGTTTATCATTactgtgggttgttttttgtttcgtttttatGATCAATTTATTCGATTCTCCTCGTTGTTTTTGTCCACATTGTATTGTCACTGAATATATCCTGCAGTATTGTCCCACTTCTCAAAAATCCCAATAAACAAagttcaaaataataataaacttttttatttagcaACTTTCAAAACAGGTATAAAgtgctttataataaaaacagaccacatttatttttaaataaaagaaagagaattaAACTAACTAAAATCCAGAAAGTAAACACATATTAAAACGTAGAACGtttaaaatggcataaaatataACAGCAATCTTGAAATagtgttttttccccacacaaGACAGGGTTTGTAACTGTgatctaatatatatatttataattatagttaATTATATTAACAAACaattgacagaaaaagaaatcccATCTCGTTCTTTTTAACAAGATTGTTTTCAAGCACTCACCTTGTTTACTGGGAATTTCGAAGACTTGTTCAGAAACGGCCGCAGTTGTATTTTCCTCTGTGGCTCCTCCCACCtcctctgctgcacacacaACAGCAGCTGAAATATTATagacagcaccaaaaaaaagcaaaggagcCCCACGAGACTGATGCACAGACGATGCcaggtcaaaaaatgccttTCATCAAACCAAAAACTTTGCATCGGAATTAAAgatcacaaaaaatgataaatgaataGTTCAAAACAGAAGAAACCAGATGTGGATTTAAGCTAAAGCAGGAGATAAGAAAGTTTACCTTCTTTGctggttgctgctgctgcttctgaaTGTTCCATGTTTCCATGCGGCTGCGCGTCAGCAGCAGTGTCTGCACCTTTGGCTTCGCTCTCGTTTAAAAGAGCCGGAAGTTCATGTGAGGTAGTTTCACCCTCCTGTGTGAAAGACCAGAGATTGTTTTTCCACAACACAGAAAATGCTATTTTCCAACAGCTATATACAGCGAACAAAACCAAACgccacacttttgtttttccatttttcaaaagttgaaaaataagatctaagacttttcctatgcacacaaacactgacagggagttttacaaatttgtgactaaaatttgagagaaatgtctTTTGATTGCATAAAAATCTtttagatctttaacttaaacctaaATGGAGCAAAAACAGAAGTGTTGCATTAaactttttgttcagtgtatatAGATTTATACATTTCTGATCCAAAAAGCATACAGAGAGTCATGAAACAGTCCAAACagataaatgaaagaaaagaggagagatgtCTTTATTTGTAAAAGGGACAAAGGCAGTTTAATttcacaaatgtaatttttttttgttacctgtgAAGCAGAAGCCTCCACATCCATTTCTTCCTCTGAATTTTTAGACACATCTGGAAGAGagataaatatttcttttacgAGAAACATCCTGACATGTTTATTTagcaaataaaatacacattttgctttcagtgttttgtatttacCTGCAGAGTTTGGTTTGTCGTCAACAATCTCCGGTGACGGCTCAGCAGCCTCAGCAGCTGTTTGCACAGCAACAGCCGGCGTTTCTTGTTCAGCTGCAGCGGTTTCCATCAGCTGTGGGACCGTCTGACTCacctctgcttcttcttctctggtgtTGCGGCAGATTAAGGTGGAGGACACAGTGCTGTCGGGATCCATGGAGAGCAGAGTCAGAGCTGCTTCTTTCATCTTCATGTCAGCGTCCTGCAGAGTCATCTCGGGCGTCACGTCCTCCCGACTGCTCTCAGGTGGGAGTCTCGCCTCCGCTGAGGTGCAAACGTCCATGAGGGCCAGCAGGGCGTCGGCCTCGGCCGGCACAGCTGGCATCTCGCTCAGTCGTGACTCTGTCTCGCCCTCGGGCGGCTCGGGGGTGATGTCGCTCAGAGCGTCACAAGTGTCGTCTGAGAACGAGGTGGTGACGGTGGTGGTGACGGGATCGGAGTCTGTGCTGGTGTCTTGGAGAAGAGAGTGTTTCTTTGGCTGCTCCTCAGGGTCGACTGAGGAAACCAAAGACTTCTCCAGTTTGTCTTCTCTGGctgttttcttctcctcttgGCTGTTATCTTTCTTCTCTGGAACTTTATCCTTCTTCTCCGTCTTTTTCTTTGCAGTCTTACTGTCTGATTTGTCATGGAGAGGTTCCTCTGAGACTTTCCGCTGCTCCTTTgcatttccctcttttttcttctcctttgtcGTCTCAGGTTTGCTGATGGGTGCACTTCCTGTACTTTTGACTTCTGAACTCTGAACTTTACTATCTGTCTTTGATAATAACTGAGTCTTCGTTTCCTCCttggattttgattttgatttttccacagtttttcctttttctgttggTTTGACCCTTTTTGGATCTTTGTCCATTTCAGAGCTGGCCTTGTTTGATTTCTGGCTGTCCTGATCTGCTTtcgtcttttctttctctccatctttacTGTCCGTTTTAGATTTGGGTTTGTCTGCTGGCCTGTCCTCAGTGTGGCTCTTTGACCTTTTCAGGACTTCTCTGGAGTGTTTATCTTTCTTCTTGCTGCCGTCAGGCTCCATATCTGATCGATCCTCAGAGGAGCCGGCAGAATCAGGGCGGAGCAGCTGCTTGAGATCACCTTTAGCTGCAGTTTTATCTCCTTTggccttttccttttctttgctCTTATCCTtatctttctccttttctctaaTTTTGTCCTTCTCTGATTTGACCGGCTCCACAGATGGAGCTTTTGTCTTCTTGACAGAGGCATCTTTAGGACCTTCATCTGCCACACCTTCTGACGACTTCCCCTCTCTTGTTGTTCCggtcattttcttctcactTTTAATCTTAGGCTTTTTTTCGCCTTTCTCTTCAGAGGACATTTTAACAGCAGCACCTTCTTTCTGCTGAGATTCATCTGCCTGATGTTCAGATTTTTTCTCCTGCTTCTGTTTGAGTTTGGCACGTTCATCTGACAAGCTGCGCTCTTTGTCTTTGCGTTCTTTAACGTGAAGTTCTTTACGGGACAGACGATCAAATTTCCCAACTGAGCGTTGTTTTAGAGCCTCCTGGGAACCTTGTTCCAACTCCAGGATGAAGGAGTGTGTCCGGCCTTTGTCGGTCAGCTTTTTGGTTTCACTGGAGTCTTCGGAGATGCTGCCGCTCATCCTTCTGTGCCTCTCATCAGACGATGCTGATTCAGactgattttttattaatttcagttGTGGAGGCTTTGAGGTTGTAGATTTCCCTTCCTGATtttgaatcaaaacaaaaaaatgctcgTTATAACTCACAAATCTGTTTCAAAGCTGTTACCTAGAATCAAATCCATTTACGTCATGATTGTTTTCACGTACCACTTTCTTGGATCCTTCTGTATCTCCTTTCTTTTTGCTTGACATATCTTCATCTTTCCTGAAGGATGAAATtaatgaatgcatttatttttatgtatttttttatatctatacatttgcttgttttgtttgagagCAGCTGCTTGAGTTTGAATCTGAGCTTTTGAAAACCTACCTTGAGTCTAGCTTCCTCTTCCTGTTAAgagccatttttttctccagaacTTTCCTTTCTTTGCGAGCTTCTTTGGCTCTGGGGCCCTCCAGCCCAGCAGAGTCTCCACTCCTCTGTTTCTTGCGATCTGTGTTGGAAACAAAACTTGGTCAATGATTTGAGAATTAGGAGTAAACAAAGCTATTTTGAggacatgtttaatttttattagaCAATGAGAACATGGAGCGTGACAAAAAATGGACTTTAAATGCTGCAATCTCCagattttgtatgttttttgtaacatgtCCCCACTCTTGTGTTGTACGCAGTGAAGAGGAACATAAAAAATAGCAGAGGAGgcaagaaaacaagaaactcTGAAGCACAATTGAAGCTCACGACCACCAGAAAATACCTTGTTCTTCCGCCTGTGCTGCTTTCTGTTTCCGCTTCTCTTCCATTCGCTCCCTGTTCTGTTGTCTCTTGAGCAGCCTTTCCTCTTTGTCCTTTGCCTTTGAGGACACAGATGAGAGACAGCAATGACACAAGACAATAGTGAAAACAAAGGACCATAAATATCAGTGTAGTTTTAAAGATTGTGATCAACTCATTCACCAAGTAAAGCCTCTGATTTAAATTAATACAACTCACCGCGGATCTCCGACGTTCTTCTACAGTGATTTCATCATCTGAGTCACTATAGTAACGGGAGTAGAGGAAGGGTTTGTGAACGTAGGCCTTACGGCGAGGTTTacgctcttcttcttctgcgtCTCCGCCGGTTTGTTTCTTCTCTGCTTTCTCATCTTGATctggtgaaaaaaattaaaatactatCATCAAACACAGAGTAGAGCTGGAAATTAAGAATCTGTGGCAGCTGAGATCATATCGAACACTTTACGATGCTGTTAACTGTTTAAACTTGTTTGAAATCTCAGTCAGGAACGAAAAGCTGAGACCATCTGATTGAAGCTCCCCCTCCTCGGAAGAATCGGACAGCAGCTCGTCGTCTTCACTTTGTCCCTCGAATGACGACAGGTCGCTGGTGTGGA
Proteins encoded in this window:
- the bod1l1 gene encoding biorientation of chromosomes in cell division protein 1-like 1 isoform X1 — its product is MAGLPPGDPQLVSMIVSHLKTQGLFDQFRRDCLADVDTKPAYLNLKQRVDNFVSNHLSNHTWSPHLNKNQLRNNIRQLVLQSGMLEQGVDRIVAQVVDPKINHIFRPQVERVVREFLSPGSCTEEPPAPLPLTETRPDSSIPEQASSSAPAANDAMSILDTITSLNQEASVRACSDKGRKGQDEPMQLVEDSEQDMSVVEEGDGHQDGRTLEEAEELASEDQALEVKTEDTQEQMDLGKEGLTEEVKMEEEESEAQEQTEEREQAASKTPGKPSEEKQDDDLLKSTSQAKQKARERIKEEYFLEDSDLEGLSDITVSSVHTSDLSSFEGQSEDDELLSDSSEEGELQSDDQDEKAEKKQTGGDAEEEERKPRRKAYVHKPFLYSRYYSDSDDEITVEERRRSAAKDKEERLLKRQQNRERMEEKRKQKAAQAEEQDRKKQRSGDSAGLEGPRAKEARKERKVLEKKMALNRKRKLDSRKDEDMSSKKKGDTEGSKKVEGKSTTSKPPQLKLIKNQSESASSDERHRRMSGSISEDSSETKKLTDKGRTHSFILELEQGSQEALKQRSVGKFDRLSRKELHVKERKDKERSLSDERAKLKQKQEKKSEHQADESQQKEGAAVKMSSEEKGEKKPKIKSEKKMTGTTREGKSSEGVADEGPKDASVKKTKAPSVEPVKSEKDKIREKEKDKDKSKEKEKAKGDKTAAKGDLKQLLRPDSAGSSEDRSDMEPDGSKKKDKHSREVLKRSKSHTEDRPADKPKSKTDSKDGEKEKTKADQDSQKSNKASSEMDKDPKRVKPTEKGKTVEKSKSKSKEETKTQLLSKTDSKVQSSEVKSTGSAPISKPETTKEKKKEGNAKEQRKVSEEPLHDKSDSKTAKKKTEKKDKVPEKKDNSQEEKKTAREDKLEKSLVSSVDPEEQPKKHSLLQDTSTDSDPVTTTVTTSFSDDTCDALSDITPEPPEGETESRLSEMPAVPAEADALLALMDVCTSAEARLPPESSREDVTPEMTLQDADMKMKEAALTLLSMDPDSTVSSTLICRNTREEEAEVSQTVPQLMETAAAEQETPAVAVQTAAEAAEPSPEIVDDKPNSADVSKNSEEEMDVEASASQEGETTSHELPALLNESEAKGADTAADAQPHGNMEHSEAAAATSKEAAVVCAAEEVGGATEENTTAAVSEQVFEIPSKQEQTEPDVADTKTSPKEEEAENKTVEEENAGTEKSDPQTMEPEKTAEITESGPESQSKLVKQISNVSSTDSQEDEKGSDLSEREEKTERRGRRKRKLSTQKAEALKESGDERDEKENKELLSAEEADQEKDVGVRTPRRGRSSKPSEEAERDQPEEPEKAEETLSRGGRRSGAAAKDASADNLKEAENKDEESTGKEEVHEQMCNMYINRTEEESGPKKITRRGSQVNLPSPVQEDTEAAGSSDSKENINTCKPAVKRKRSEVLEESVEETQAEEEVKKDDSHQEQSEPQPDSVSQTGGEEEVKEGLCSEKKPDDVEEEQQQEDQETTPKRPGRRGRPKAAAATDDSDKKDKKADESELNDEEEDDDGDKEEEEKGTATRATTRSASRLEAERNKPSKPSTRASRQSGKEETAAGTRGTRGQAAAAAVAKGGRKREASPPAVRTRGGQKSEEPPSKRAKR